CGTACGCGCCCTCGTCACCGGCGGACGCGGCCGGAGCCGGGGCCTGGGCCTGGGCCTGGGCCGGGGCGGCGGCCGGAGCCGGAGCCGGAGCGGCCGGGGCCTGAGCAGCAGGCGCGGGGGCCGGGGCGGCGGGAGCGGCCGCCGGAGCCGGAGCAGCGGCGGGAGCCGGAGCAGCGGCGGGAGCCGGAGCCGCGGCCGGAGCCGGAGCAGCGGCGGGAGCCGGAGCGGCCTGGGCCGGAGCAGCCGCCGGGGCGGCACCCGGAGCACCGATGACGGCCAGCTTGGCGCCGACCTCGGCGGTCTCGTCCTCGCCGACCACGATCTCCAGCAGCACACCGGCGACCGGTGCGGGGATCTCGGTGTCGACCTTGTCCGTGGAGACCTCGAGCAGCGGCTCGTCCTCCGCGACCTCCTCGCCGACCTCCTTCAGCCAGCGGGTGACGGTGCCCTCGGTGACGCTCTCACCGAGCGCCGGCAGGGTGACGTCGGTGCCGGCGGCGGAGGAGGCACCGGTGGTCTCCTCGGCCGACGGCGCCGGGGCCTCGGTCTCGGTCGACGGGGCGGCGGGCGCCTCCTCGGCGGCCGGGGCCGGGACGGCCGCCGGCTCGGCGGCCGGAGCCTCCTGGGCGGCGGGCGCGCCCGAACCGTCGTCGATGACCGCCAGCTCGGCGCCGACCTCGACGGTCTCGTCCTCGGCGACCTTGATGGAGGTCAGGACGCCGGAGGCGGGGGCGGGGATCTCGGTGTCGACCTTGTCGGTCGAGACCTCGAGCAGCGGCTCGTCGGCCTCGACGCGCTCGCCCTCGGCCTTCAGCCAGCGGGTGACAGTGCCCTCGGTGACGCTCTCGCCGAGCGCCGGAAGGGTTACGGAAACCGACATGGTTTCAGTTGCTCCTTACGAAAATGCGGAAGTGGTCGGTCGTCGCCCGGGACTGGATCAGTCGTGGGAGTGAAGCGGCTTGCCGGCGAGGGCCAGGTGGGCCTCGCCCATCGCCTCGTTCTGGGTCGGGTGGGCGTGGATGAGCTGCGCGACCTCGGCCGGCAGCGCCTCCCAGTTGTAGATCAGCTGGGCTTCGCCCACCTGCTCGCCCATACGGTCACCGACCATGTGGACGCCGACCACGGCACCGTCCTTGACCTGGACCAGCTTGATCTCGCCGGCGGTCTTGAGGATCTTGCTCTTGCCGTTGCCCGCGAGGTTGTACTTGAGGGCCACGACCTTGTCCGCGCCGTAGATCTCCTTGGCCTTGGCCTCGGTGATGCCGACGGAGGCGACCTCGGGGTGGCAGTACGTCACCTTCGGGACACCGTCGTAGTCGATCGGCACGGTCTTGAGGCCGGCCAGGCGCTCGGCGACCAGGATGCCCTCGGCGAAGCCGACGTGGGCCAGCTGGAGGGTCGGGACCAGGTCGCCCACGGCGGAGACCGTCGGGACGTTGGTCTGCATGTACTCGTCGACCAGGACGTAGCCGCGGTCCATCGCGACCCCGGCCTCCTCGTAGCCCAGGCCCTGCGAGACGGGGCCGCGGCCGATCGCGACCAGCAGCACCTCGGCCTCGAAGGTCTTGCCGTCGGCGAGGGTGACCCGCACGCCGTCCTGGGTGTACTCGGCCTTGTCGAAGAAGGTGCCGAGGTTGAACTTGATGCCGCGCTTGCGGAACGCGCGCTCCAGCAGCTTCGAGCTGTTCTCGTCCTCGACCGGGACCAGGTGCTTCAGGCCCTCGACGATGGTGACCTCGGTCCCGAAGGACGTCCACGCCGAGGCGAACTCGACGCCGATGACGCCGCCGCCCAGGACGATCGCGGACTTCGGCACCCGGTCCAGCTTCAGCGCGTGGTCCGAGGAGATGATGCGGTCGCCGTCGATCTCCAGGCCGGGCAGCGACTTCGGCACGGAGCCGGTCGCGAGCAGCACGTGGCGGCCCTGGACGCGCTGGCCGTTCACATCCACCGAGGTGGGCGACGACAGCCGGCCCTCACCCTCGATGTAGTGCACCTTGCGCGAGGCGA
This DNA window, taken from Streptomyces nitrosporeus, encodes the following:
- the lpdA gene encoding dihydrolipoyl dehydrogenase translates to MANDASTVFDLVILGGGSGGYAAALRGAQLGLDVALIEKGKVGGTCLHNGCIPTKALLHAGEIADQARESAQFGVKATFEGIDMAAVHTYKDDVISGLYKGLQGLIASRKVHYIEGEGRLSSPTSVDVNGQRVQGRHVLLATGSVPKSLPGLEIDGDRIISSDHALKLDRVPKSAIVLGGGVIGVEFASAWTSFGTEVTIVEGLKHLVPVEDENSSKLLERAFRKRGIKFNLGTFFDKAEYTQDGVRVTLADGKTFEAEVLLVAIGRGPVSQGLGYEEAGVAMDRGYVLVDEYMQTNVPTVSAVGDLVPTLQLAHVGFAEGILVAERLAGLKTVPIDYDGVPKVTYCHPEVASVGITEAKAKEIYGADKVVALKYNLAGNGKSKILKTAGEIKLVQVKDGAVVGVHMVGDRMGEQVGEAQLIYNWEALPAEVAQLIHAHPTQNEAMGEAHLALAGKPLHSHD